A DNA window from Pseudomonas tohonis contains the following coding sequences:
- the ppc gene encoding phosphoenolpyruvate carboxylase yields the protein MAEIDARLREDVHLLGELLGNTIRAQQGEAFLDKIERIRKGAKAARKGSRQGEQQLNEALDGLTADELLPVARAFNQFLNLANIAEQYHRIRRRGPQEPELFENRVLPELLQRLGAAGHSPEQLARQVARLDIELVLTAHPTEVARRTLIQKYDAMAAQLAAQDHGDLSEGERARVRTALERLIAEAWFTDEIRRSRPTPVDEAKWGFAVIEHSLWQALPEFLRQTDRALFAATGLHLPLSAAPVRFASWMGGDRDGNPNVTAAVSREVLLLARWMAADLYLRDVDHLAAELSMHQASDELRVRVGVHPEPYRALLKQLRERLRATRAWAQAALQGEVAPGPEVLQDNQQLLEPLELCYHSLHACGMGVIADGALLDCLRRAACFGLFLVRLDVRQDSARHRAALAEITDYLGLGDYAAWDEDARLAFLQRELDNRRPLLPPHFRPSADTAEVLATCRVVAAAPAASLGSYVISMAGAPSDVLAVQLLLKEAGLQRPIRVVPLFETLADLDNAAPAIERLLGLPGYRSRLHGPQEVMIGYSDSAKDAGTTAAAWAQYRAQEALVETCRRHQVELLLFHGRGGTVGRGGGPAHAAILSQPPGSVAGRFRTTEQGEMIRFKFGLPDIAVQNLNLYLAAVLEATLLPPPQPEPAWRAAMDRLAGEGVAGYRAVVREHPQFVEYFRQATPEQELGRLPLGSRPAKRRAGGVESLRAIPWIFAWTQTRLMLPAWLGWERALRNAVERGEMALLQEMREHWPFFATRIDMLEMVLAKADATIAERYDMRLVEERLLPLGAHLRDLLSQACTTVLGLTGQSELLASSPETREAISVRNTYLDPLHLLQTELLARSRRAENAAEGPLEQALLVSVAGIAAGLRNTG from the coding sequence ATGGCGGAAATCGACGCACGCCTGCGCGAAGACGTTCACCTGCTCGGCGAGTTGCTGGGCAACACCATCCGCGCCCAGCAGGGCGAGGCCTTCCTGGACAAGATCGAGCGCATCCGCAAGGGCGCCAAGGCGGCCCGCAAGGGCTCGCGGCAGGGCGAGCAACAGCTCAACGAGGCGCTCGACGGGCTCACGGCCGACGAACTGCTGCCGGTGGCCCGTGCCTTCAACCAGTTCCTCAACCTGGCCAACATCGCCGAGCAGTACCACCGCATCCGCCGGCGTGGGCCGCAGGAACCCGAACTCTTCGAGAACCGCGTGCTGCCCGAGCTGCTGCAGCGCCTGGGCGCCGCCGGCCATTCGCCGGAGCAGCTGGCGCGGCAGGTGGCGCGGCTGGACATCGAGCTGGTGCTGACCGCGCATCCGACCGAGGTGGCGCGGCGCACGCTGATCCAGAAATACGACGCCATGGCCGCGCAGCTGGCGGCCCAGGACCACGGTGACCTCAGCGAGGGCGAGCGGGCGCGGGTGCGTACCGCGTTGGAGCGGCTGATCGCCGAGGCCTGGTTCACCGACGAGATCCGCCGCAGCCGGCCGACGCCGGTGGACGAAGCCAAGTGGGGCTTCGCGGTGATCGAGCATTCCCTCTGGCAGGCGCTGCCGGAATTCCTCCGCCAGACCGACCGCGCGCTGTTCGCCGCCACCGGCCTGCACCTGCCGCTCTCCGCCGCACCGGTGCGCTTCGCCTCGTGGATGGGCGGCGATCGCGACGGCAACCCCAACGTCACCGCGGCGGTGAGCCGCGAGGTGCTGCTGCTGGCGCGCTGGATGGCCGCCGACCTCTACCTGCGCGATGTCGACCACCTGGCCGCCGAGCTGTCCATGCACCAGGCCAGTGATGAGTTGCGGGTGCGCGTGGGCGTGCATCCGGAGCCCTATCGCGCCCTGCTCAAGCAGCTGCGCGAGCGCCTGCGGGCGACCCGGGCCTGGGCCCAGGCGGCGTTGCAGGGCGAGGTGGCGCCCGGCCCCGAGGTGCTGCAGGACAACCAGCAACTGCTCGAACCCCTGGAGCTCTGCTACCACTCGTTGCACGCCTGTGGCATGGGCGTGATCGCCGACGGTGCCTTGCTCGACTGCCTGCGCCGGGCGGCGTGCTTCGGGCTGTTCCTGGTCCGCCTCGACGTGCGCCAGGACTCCGCCCGCCACCGCGCGGCCCTGGCGGAGATCACCGACTACCTCGGCCTGGGCGACTACGCGGCCTGGGACGAAGACGCGCGCCTGGCCTTCCTCCAGCGCGAGCTGGACAACCGCCGGCCGCTGCTGCCGCCGCACTTCCGGCCGTCCGCCGACACCGCCGAAGTACTTGCTACCTGCCGCGTGGTGGCCGCGGCGCCGGCGGCGTCCCTGGGCTCCTATGTCATCTCCATGGCCGGTGCGCCGTCCGATGTGCTGGCCGTGCAACTGCTGCTGAAGGAGGCCGGGCTGCAACGGCCGATCCGCGTGGTGCCGCTGTTCGAGACCCTCGCGGACCTCGACAACGCCGCACCGGCCATCGAGCGGCTGCTCGGGCTGCCCGGCTACCGCTCACGCCTGCATGGCCCGCAGGAGGTGATGATCGGCTACTCCGACTCGGCCAAGGACGCCGGCACCACGGCCGCCGCCTGGGCCCAGTACCGCGCGCAGGAGGCATTGGTGGAAACCTGCCGCCGGCACCAGGTCGAGCTGCTGCTCTTCCATGGCCGTGGCGGCACTGTCGGACGCGGCGGCGGCCCGGCCCACGCGGCGATCCTGTCGCAACCGCCGGGCTCGGTGGCGGGGCGTTTCCGCACCACCGAGCAGGGCGAGATGATCCGCTTCAAGTTCGGCCTGCCGGACATCGCCGTGCAGAACCTCAACCTCTACCTGGCCGCCGTGCTGGAGGCGACCCTGCTGCCGCCGCCGCAACCCGAGCCCGCGTGGCGCGCGGCGATGGACCGCCTGGCCGGCGAAGGCGTGGCCGGCTACCGCGCGGTGGTGCGCGAGCATCCGCAATTCGTCGAGTACTTCCGCCAGGCCACGCCCGAGCAGGAGCTGGGGCGCCTGCCCCTGGGCAGCCGCCCGGCCAAGCGCCGCGCCGGTGGCGTGGAGAGCCTGCGGGCGATCCCCTGGATCTTCGCCTGGACCCAGACCCGGCTGATGCTGCCGGCCTGGCTGGGCTGGGAGCGTGCGTTGCGCAACGCGGTGGAGCGGGGCGAGATGGCGCTGCTGCAGGAGATGCGCGAGCACTGGCCGTTCTTCGCCACCCGCATCGACATGCTGGAAATGGTCCTGGCCAAGGCCGATGCCACCATCGCCGAACGCTATGACATGCGGCTGGTGGAAGAGCGGCTGTTGCCGCTGGGTGCGCATCTACGCGACCTATTGTCGCAGGCCTGTACGACCGTACTAGGCCTGACCGGTCAGTCCGAGCTGCTGGCGTCCAGTCCGGAGACCCGTGAGGCCATCAGTGTGCGCAACACCTACCTCGACCCGTTGCACCTGCTCCAGACGGAGCTTCTGGCCCGTTCCAGGCGCGCGGAAAACGCTGCCGAAGGCCCCCTGGAACAGGCGTTGCTGGTGAGTGTGGCGGGCATCGCGGCGGGGCTCAGGAACACCGGCTGA
- the adk gene encoding adenylate kinase, which translates to MRVILLGAPGAGKGTQAGFITKKFAIPQISTGDMLRAAVKAGTELGLKAKSVMDAGGLVSDDLIINLVKERIAQPDCANGFLFDGFPRTIPQAEALKDAGVAIDHVVEIAVDDEEIVGRIAGRRVHPASGRVYHTEHNPPKVAGKDDETGEDLIQRDDDKEETVRHRLSVYHSQTKPLVDFYQKLSAAQGTPKYSAIAGVGSVEEITAKVFAALS; encoded by the coding sequence ATGCGCGTGATTCTGCTGGGGGCGCCCGGTGCCGGAAAAGGTACCCAGGCTGGTTTCATCACCAAGAAATTCGCTATTCCGCAAATCTCCACCGGCGACATGCTGCGCGCAGCGGTCAAGGCGGGCACCGAGCTCGGCCTGAAGGCCAAGAGCGTGATGGATGCCGGCGGCCTGGTTTCCGATGACCTGATCATCAACCTGGTCAAGGAGCGCATCGCCCAACCCGACTGCGCCAACGGCTTCCTCTTCGACGGCTTCCCGCGCACCATCCCCCAGGCCGAAGCCCTGAAGGACGCCGGCGTCGCCATCGACCACGTGGTCGAGATCGCCGTGGACGACGAAGAGATCGTCGGCCGCATCGCCGGTCGCCGCGTGCACCCGGCCTCGGGTCGCGTCTACCACACCGAGCACAACCCGCCCAAGGTCGCCGGCAAGGACGACGAAACCGGCGAGGACCTGATCCAGCGCGACGACGACAAGGAAGAGACCGTGCGTCATCGCCTGTCCGTCTACCACTCGCAGACCAAGCCGCTGGTGGACTTCTACCAGAAGCTGTCGGCCGCCCAGGGCACCCCGAAGTACAGCGCCATCGCTGGCGTGGGCAGCGTGGAAGAGATCACCGCCAAGGTGTTCGCCGCGCTTTCCTGA
- a CDS encoding pilin assembly protein — MKIRELIRHWESNAKGRLTRSRYNIHLDVEAAARLAALNEMYPKRSIEELLGELLGCALEELEASLPYVKGSQVVATDEQGDPLFEDIGPTPRFLALSRKHLRLLEQQQGSIEH, encoded by the coding sequence ATGAAGATCCGCGAACTGATCCGCCATTGGGAAAGCAACGCCAAGGGCCGCCTGACCCGCAGCCGCTACAACATCCACCTGGACGTGGAAGCCGCGGCGCGACTCGCCGCCCTCAACGAGATGTACCCCAAGCGCAGCATCGAGGAGCTGCTGGGCGAACTGCTCGGCTGCGCCCTCGAAGAACTCGAGGCCAGCCTGCCCTACGTCAAGGGCAGCCAGGTGGTGGCGACCGACGAGCAGGGCGACCCGCTCTTCGAGGACATCGGCCCCACGCCACGCTTCCTCGCCCTTTCACGCAAGCACCTGCGCCTGCTCGAACAGCAGCAGGGCAGCATCGAGCACTGA
- a CDS encoding isocitrate lyase/PEP mutase family protein, whose protein sequence is MPNQAQRAETFRALHQGDGLLVLPNPWDAGSAKMLAALGCRALATTSAGLAFSLGRRDAEGAVSRDEALANARAIVEATPLPVAADLENGYGDSPEACAETLRLAAEVGLVGGSIEDASGRAEAPIYPFELAVERVRASVEAARRLPFPFTFAARAENFLHGRPDLDDTIRRLVAYAEAGADVLYAPGLTTREQIVEVVRAVAPKPVNLLVGSPALKVGLAELAELGVKRVSLGSNLARVAYGAFFRAAEDLLCGDLTATQRAMPFDRINDLFRG, encoded by the coding sequence ATGCCGAACCAGGCCCAACGTGCCGAAACCTTCCGCGCCCTGCACCAGGGCGACGGACTTCTCGTATTGCCGAACCCCTGGGATGCCGGGTCGGCGAAAATGCTCGCCGCCCTGGGCTGCCGAGCCCTGGCCACCACCAGTGCCGGGCTGGCCTTCTCCCTGGGCCGGCGTGACGCCGAAGGCGCGGTGAGCCGTGACGAGGCGCTGGCCAACGCCCGCGCCATCGTCGAAGCCACGCCGCTGCCGGTGGCTGCGGACCTGGAGAACGGCTACGGCGACAGCCCCGAGGCCTGCGCCGAGACCCTCCGCCTCGCCGCCGAGGTCGGCCTGGTAGGCGGCTCGATCGAAGACGCCAGCGGCCGCGCCGAGGCGCCCATCTACCCCTTCGAACTGGCCGTCGAGCGTGTGCGGGCCTCGGTGGAGGCGGCGCGCCGCCTGCCGTTCCCCTTCACCTTCGCCGCCCGTGCGGAGAACTTCCTCCACGGCCGACCCGACCTGGATGACACCATCCGCCGCCTGGTGGCCTATGCCGAGGCCGGTGCCGATGTGCTCTACGCGCCGGGGCTGACCACCCGCGAGCAGATCGTCGAAGTGGTGCGCGCGGTGGCGCCCAAGCCGGTCAACCTGCTGGTGGGGTCGCCCGCCTTGAAGGTGGGCCTGGCGGAGCTGGCCGAGCTCGGCGTCAAGCGCGTCAGCCTGGGCTCCAACCTGGCGCGGGTCGCCTACGGCGCGTTCTTCCGCGCGGCGGAGGACCTGCTCTGCGGTGATCTCACGGCCACCCAGCGGGCCATGCCCTTCGACCGCATCAACGACCTGTTCAGGGGCTGA
- a CDS encoding DUF4398 domain-containing protein, with amino-acid sequence MELNIMKTSPAVTIRRTVMTALVAGGTVLLAGCAGNPPTEQFAVTNTVVKSAVSAGAPQYAPVEMKTAQDKLAQAENLLREERYDEARRIAEQAEWDARVAERKALATKAQKTLEDAQKGVQQIREEGSRQPIILQ; translated from the coding sequence ATGGAGCTGAACATCATGAAGACAAGCCCTGCTGTAACGATTCGCAGAACAGTCATGACCGCCCTGGTCGCAGGCGGCACCGTGCTGCTCGCCGGTTGCGCCGGCAATCCGCCCACCGAGCAGTTCGCCGTGACCAACACCGTGGTCAAGAGCGCCGTCAGCGCGGGTGCCCCGCAATACGCGCCGGTCGAGATGAAGACCGCCCAGGACAAGCTGGCCCAGGCCGAGAACCTGCTGCGTGAAGAGCGTTACGACGAAGCCCGCCGCATCGCCGAGCAGGCCGAGTGGGACGCCCGTGTCGCCGAGCGCAAGGCCCTGGCCACCAAGGCCCAGAAAACCCTGGAAGACGCCCAGAAGGGCGTTCAGCAGATTCGCGAGGAAGGCTCGCGCCAGCCGATCATTCTGCAGTGA
- a CDS encoding cytochrome P450 — translation MDDAIRCPIRRTLAQLPWVGDDRAGARHWLAMQRDPLAWLQNVHAEQPDMAVTRMGLSRLWCLFHPRAVQELMVDHREHLKRWEPSLCMMRQWNGRSFMMREGEPARERRKEVRPHIAAPAPGEILRLAERWGEGIEDGAERDLDLEMAAYSVTLTGRALFDIDLENDAFRVARAVRLLSRVALLETSTGIPLGHWFPSKLCPRKRWALAQLQEVVGRCADESLRPLAVQRDELATLLMAGHQSTGATLTWAQLLLAQNPAVREALRDELKGLDWSQVQGMADLRQCPLLRAVIQESLRIYPPAYGLVPRQLTADVEVFGQALKKGDIVMLSSWITHRDPRWFEAPLEFRPQRFIEPSTWPKGAYFPFGLGDRACPGTAMAMMDLAVSLAWWVEHWDVEPLGPVEPQGWFSLRPRRARVRFVRRG, via the coding sequence ATGGACGACGCCATCCGCTGCCCCATCCGCCGCACCCTCGCGCAACTGCCCTGGGTCGGTGATGACCGCGCCGGCGCCCGCCACTGGCTGGCGATGCAGCGCGACCCGCTGGCCTGGCTGCAGAACGTGCACGCCGAGCAGCCGGACATGGCGGTCACGCGCATGGGGCTGAGCCGGCTCTGGTGCCTGTTCCACCCCCGGGCGGTGCAGGAGCTGATGGTCGATCACCGCGAACACCTGAAACGCTGGGAACCCAGCCTGTGCATGATGCGCCAGTGGAACGGGCGCAGTTTCATGATGCGCGAGGGCGAGCCGGCCCGTGAAAGGCGCAAGGAGGTGCGACCGCATATCGCCGCGCCGGCGCCGGGCGAGATCCTGCGCCTGGCGGAGCGCTGGGGCGAAGGCATCGAGGATGGCGCCGAGCGTGATCTCGACCTGGAGATGGCGGCCTACAGCGTCACCCTCACCGGGCGCGCGCTCTTCGATATCGACCTGGAGAACGACGCCTTCCGCGTGGCCCGCGCGGTGCGCCTGCTGTCGCGGGTGGCGCTGCTGGAGACCAGCACCGGCATCCCCCTGGGGCACTGGTTCCCCAGCAAGCTGTGCCCGCGCAAGCGCTGGGCGCTGGCGCAGCTGCAGGAGGTGGTGGGGCGCTGCGCTGACGAATCACTCCGCCCGCTGGCGGTGCAGCGCGACGAGTTGGCCACCTTGCTGATGGCGGGGCACCAGTCCACCGGCGCCACCCTGACCTGGGCACAGCTGTTGCTGGCGCAGAACCCGGCGGTGCGCGAGGCGCTGCGGGATGAACTCAAGGGCCTGGACTGGAGCCAGGTGCAGGGCATGGCCGACCTGCGCCAGTGCCCGCTGCTGCGGGCGGTGATCCAGGAGAGCCTGCGCATCTACCCGCCGGCCTACGGGCTGGTGCCCCGGCAGCTCACGGCGGATGTGGAGGTGTTCGGCCAGGCGCTGAAGAAGGGCGACATCGTCATGCTGTCGAGCTGGATCACCCATCGCGACCCGCGCTGGTTCGAGGCGCCGCTGGAGTTCCGCCCGCAGCGCTTCATCGAACCTTCGACCTGGCCGAAGGGCGCCTACTTCCCCTTCGGGCTCGGGGACCGCGCCTGCCCGGGAACGGCGATGGCGATGATGGACCTGGCGGTGTCGCTGGCCTGGTGGGTCGAGCACTGGGACGTCGAGCCGCTCGGCCCGGTGGAGCCGCAGGGCTGGTTCTCCCTGCGGCCCAGGCGTGCAAGGGTCAGGTTCGTGCGGCGGGGGTGA
- a CDS encoding DUF72 domain-containing protein, protein MLPYFLGCPSWNEPAWRGSFYPADVRPADTLEHYARVFNAVEGNTTFYARPSVATLQLWAERMPGHFRFCAKLPRDISHEGDLRDRIGATGEFLRLLEPLGTRVAPLWLQLPASFGPQRLGELADWLDTFSHRAIAVEVRNAAFFARGEEEKALNRLLHARGVERICLDSRALFACESDDPAVLHAQSKKPRVPVRPTAFSASPQVRFIGGPDLDANQRYLDPWLDKVADWIGEGLVPHVFLHTPDNHLAAAQAQRFHAGLMSRLPGLPPLAESAFEAESTQLDLL, encoded by the coding sequence ATGCTCCCGTACTTCCTCGGCTGCCCGTCCTGGAACGAGCCCGCCTGGCGCGGCAGCTTCTATCCCGCCGACGTGCGCCCCGCCGATACCCTCGAACACTACGCCCGCGTGTTCAATGCGGTGGAAGGCAACACCACCTTCTACGCCAGGCCCTCCGTCGCCACGCTGCAGTTGTGGGCCGAACGCATGCCCGGGCATTTCCGCTTCTGCGCCAAGCTCCCGCGTGACATCAGCCACGAGGGCGACCTGCGCGACCGCATCGGCGCCACCGGTGAGTTCCTGCGCCTGCTCGAGCCCCTGGGCACGCGCGTGGCACCGCTCTGGCTGCAACTGCCGGCGAGCTTCGGGCCGCAGCGCCTGGGCGAGCTGGCGGACTGGCTGGACACCTTTTCCCACCGCGCCATCGCCGTGGAGGTGCGCAACGCCGCGTTCTTCGCCCGGGGCGAGGAGGAGAAGGCCCTCAACCGCCTGCTCCACGCGCGTGGGGTGGAACGCATCTGCCTGGACTCGCGGGCCCTGTTCGCCTGCGAATCCGACGACCCGGCGGTGCTCCACGCGCAATCGAAGAAGCCCCGCGTGCCGGTGCGCCCGACCGCTTTCAGCGCGTCCCCCCAGGTGCGCTTCATCGGTGGTCCGGACCTCGACGCCAACCAGCGCTACCTCGACCCCTGGCTGGACAAGGTGGCCGACTGGATAGGCGAGGGCCTGGTGCCCCATGTCTTCCTGCACACCCCCGACAACCACCTCGCCGCCGCCCAGGCGCAGCGCTTCCATGCCGGGCTGATGAGCCGCCTGCCGGGCCTGCCGCCCTTGGCCGAGAGCGCCTTCGAGGCGGAATCGACGCAACTCGACCTGCTCTGA
- a CDS encoding extensin family protein, protein MRVRRLVPWLVLLLVLGAPLAVYQKWVTPPPRWDPWAPLDVREAPNLLTPFKLMRLQADPALCRLALQTSSLKYAALPDSSPAAGCPIENSVRVSGSDLAFSSSFIATCEVAVAFALFERHGLQPVARELYGQPVARIDHLGSFACRNIGGTQRRSQHASANALDIAGFRLADGRRISVARDWAGDDTEARFLRRARDAACEHFNTTLGPDYNAAHRDHFHVDMGLLRMCR, encoded by the coding sequence GTGCGCGTGCGCCGGCTGGTCCCCTGGCTGGTCCTGCTGCTGGTGCTCGGTGCACCGCTGGCGGTGTACCAGAAGTGGGTGACGCCGCCGCCGCGCTGGGACCCCTGGGCGCCGCTGGATGTGCGCGAGGCGCCCAACCTGCTGACGCCCTTCAAGCTGATGCGCCTGCAGGCCGACCCGGCGCTGTGCCGCCTGGCATTGCAGACCTCCAGCCTGAAGTACGCGGCGCTGCCGGACAGCTCGCCGGCAGCCGGTTGCCCCATCGAGAACAGCGTGCGCGTCAGCGGCTCGGACCTGGCCTTCAGCAGCAGCTTCATCGCCACCTGCGAGGTGGCCGTGGCCTTCGCCCTGTTCGAACGCCATGGGCTGCAACCCGTCGCCCGCGAACTCTACGGCCAGCCGGTGGCGCGCATCGATCACCTGGGCAGCTTCGCCTGCCGCAACATCGGCGGCACCCAGCGTCGCAGCCAGCACGCCTCGGCCAATGCCCTGGACATCGCCGGCTTCCGCCTGGCCGATGGCCGTCGCATCAGCGTGGCCCGCGACTGGGCCGGCGACGACACCGAGGCGCGCTTCCTGCGCCGGGCGCGCGACGCCGCCTGCGAGCACTTCAACACCACCCTGGGGCCGGACTACAACGCTGCGCACCGGGATCACTTCCATGTCGACATGGGCCTGCTGCGCATGTGCCGCTGA
- the tsaB gene encoding tRNA (adenosine(37)-N6)-threonylcarbamoyltransferase complex dimerization subunit type 1 TsaB, with the protein MTTLLALDTATEACSVALLHDGRVLSHYEVIPRQHAQRLLPMIQDLLAEAGVGLSALDAIAFGRGPGAFTGVRIAVGVVQGLAFALDRPVLPVSNLAVLAQRAHREQGVAQVAAAIDARMDEVYWGCYRLDAGEMRLAGSEAVLPPERAALPRDAQGDWFGAGTGWGTFAARLPVAVNGQAPDLLPHAQDLLALAAFAWARGEAVVADEAQPVYLRDNVATPKAPR; encoded by the coding sequence ATGACCACCTTGCTGGCCCTGGATACCGCCACCGAAGCCTGTTCCGTCGCCCTGTTGCATGACGGCCGCGTGCTCAGTCACTACGAGGTGATCCCGCGCCAGCATGCCCAGCGCCTGCTGCCGATGATCCAGGACCTGCTGGCCGAGGCCGGTGTCGGCCTGTCCGCCCTGGATGCCATCGCCTTCGGCCGTGGCCCCGGAGCCTTCACCGGCGTGCGCATCGCCGTGGGCGTGGTCCAGGGCCTGGCCTTCGCCCTCGATCGCCCGGTGCTGCCGGTTTCCAACCTCGCCGTGCTGGCCCAGCGTGCCCATCGCGAGCAGGGCGTCGCTCAGGTGGCCGCCGCCATCGACGCGCGCATGGATGAGGTCTACTGGGGCTGCTACCGCCTGGACGCCGGCGAGATGCGCCTGGCCGGCAGCGAGGCGGTGCTGCCGCCCGAGCGCGCGGCGCTGCCCCGCGACGCCCAGGGCGACTGGTTCGGTGCCGGCACCGGCTGGGGCACCTTCGCCGCCCGCCTCCCGGTGGCGGTCAACGGCCAGGCGCCCGACCTGCTGCCCCACGCCCAGGACCTGCTGGCCCTGGCCGCCTTCGCCTGGGCCCGCGGCGAAGCGGTGGTGGCCGACGAAGCGCAGCCGGTTTACCTGCGCGACAACGTCGCCACGCCCAAGGCGCCCCGCTGA
- the cadR gene encoding Cd(II)/Pb(II)-responsive transcriptional regulator → MKIGELARLTDCPVETIRYYEREGLLPEPARSEGNYRQYTQAHVERLAFIRHCRSLDMTQQEIRELLRLRDSPEADCTAANRLIDEHIHHVEVRIAELRSLQEQLRQLRAHCQTAGSSESCGILRELEQPAPPSVISDSCAEAGHLHVPGVHKRH, encoded by the coding sequence ATGAAGATCGGCGAGCTGGCGCGACTGACCGACTGCCCGGTGGAAACCATCCGCTACTACGAGCGCGAAGGCCTGTTGCCCGAGCCTGCCCGCAGCGAGGGCAACTACCGCCAGTACACCCAGGCGCATGTCGAGCGCCTGGCCTTCATCCGCCATTGCCGTTCGCTGGACATGACCCAGCAGGAGATCCGCGAACTGCTGCGCCTGCGCGACAGCCCCGAGGCGGACTGCACCGCCGCCAACCGGCTGATCGACGAGCATATCCACCATGTGGAGGTGCGCATCGCCGAGTTGCGTTCGCTGCAGGAGCAACTGCGCCAGCTGCGTGCCCATTGCCAGACCGCCGGCAGCAGCGAGTCCTGCGGCATCCTCCGCGAACTGGAGCAGCCGGCGCCGCCGAGCGTGATTTCCGATTCCTGCGCCGAGGCGGGTCACCTGCATGTGCCGGGGGTGCACAAGCGGCATTGA
- a CDS encoding class I SAM-dependent methyltransferase gives MSDEREQARVRVDALAPQHQARAAEWAARLGLPQGGEADFALQLGDEGLQLVDLSPQAPGPVRVDFVEGAAAHRRQFGGGAGQMIAKAVGVQPGIRPQVLDATAGLGRDAFVLASLGCEMDLIERQPLVAALLEDGLARACDDAEVAAIAARMHLHTGNAIELMQGWQGEAPQVIYLDPMFPHRDKSALVKKEMRLFRPLVGDDLDAPALLAAALALATHRVVVKRPRKAPIIEGTKPSYALEGKSSRYDIYPKKALSKG, from the coding sequence ATGAGCGATGAGCGGGAACAGGCCCGGGTACGTGTCGACGCGCTGGCGCCGCAGCACCAGGCGCGCGCGGCCGAGTGGGCGGCGCGGCTCGGGCTGCCCCAGGGCGGCGAAGCGGATTTCGCCCTGCAGCTGGGTGACGAGGGCCTGCAGCTGGTGGACTTGTCGCCCCAGGCGCCGGGCCCGGTGCGGGTCGACTTCGTCGAAGGCGCGGCGGCCCATCGTCGCCAGTTCGGCGGTGGCGCCGGGCAGATGATCGCCAAGGCGGTGGGCGTGCAGCCGGGCATCCGCCCGCAGGTACTGGATGCCACCGCCGGGCTCGGCCGCGACGCCTTCGTGCTCGCCAGCCTGGGCTGCGAGATGGACCTGATCGAGCGCCAGCCCCTGGTCGCGGCGCTGCTGGAAGATGGCCTGGCCCGCGCCTGCGACGATGCCGAGGTGGCCGCCATCGCCGCCCGCATGCACCTGCACACCGGCAACGCCATCGAACTGATGCAGGGCTGGCAGGGCGAGGCCCCCCAGGTGATCTACCTCGACCCGATGTTCCCGCACCGCGACAAGAGTGCGCTGGTGAAGAAGGAAATGCGCCTGTTCCGCCCGCTGGTGGGCGACGACCTGGACGCCCCGGCGCTGCTCGCCGCTGCCCTGGCACTGGCGACCCACCGGGTGGTGGTGAAGCGCCCGCGCAAGGCGCCGATCATCGAGGGGACCAAGCCCAGCTACGCGCTGGAGGGCAAGTCCAGCCGCTACGACATCTATCCGAAGAAGGCCCTGAGCAAGGGCTGA
- a CDS encoding OmpA family protein, with protein sequence MNKLITVSALSVLSLALVACASKPNPNLDQARSNYSELQAEPQASTLAALETKEAGDMLSRAEQAYADKQDQVQVDQLAYLTNQRVELARQTIKQKAAEEALANAPAQRTQAQLDARNQQVDVLVNQLKAKQTDRGQVVTLGDVLFEVDRAELTPNGINNVQQLGNFLVQNPDRQVVVEGFTDNTGTVDHNLRLSQARADSVRRALVAMGVNPTRVTTHGFGKDYPVASNDTASSRSLNRRVEVTIANGPGPVAPRAAL encoded by the coding sequence ATGAACAAGCTGATCACAGTTTCCGCCCTCTCCGTACTCAGCCTGGCGCTGGTGGCCTGCGCCTCCAAGCCCAACCCCAACCTTGACCAGGCCCGCAGCAACTACTCCGAGCTGCAGGCCGAGCCGCAAGCCAGCACCCTGGCCGCGCTGGAAACCAAGGAAGCCGGCGACATGCTGAGCCGTGCCGAGCAGGCCTACGCCGACAAGCAGGACCAGGTGCAGGTCGACCAGCTCGCCTACCTCACCAACCAGCGCGTCGAACTGGCCCGCCAGACCATCAAGCAGAAGGCCGCCGAAGAAGCCCTGGCCAACGCGCCGGCCCAGCGCACCCAAGCCCAGCTGGATGCCCGCAACCAGCAGGTGGACGTGCTGGTCAACCAGCTCAAGGCCAAGCAGACCGACCGTGGCCAGGTGGTGACCCTGGGCGACGTGCTGTTCGAAGTGGACCGTGCCGAGCTGACCCCCAACGGCATAAACAACGTCCAGCAACTGGGCAACTTCCTGGTGCAGAACCCGGATCGCCAGGTGGTGGTGGAAGGCTTCACCGACAACACCGGCACCGTCGACCACAACCTGCGCCTGTCCCAGGCCCGCGCCGACTCGGTGCGTCGCGCCCTGGTGGCCATGGGCGTGAACCCGACGCGCGTCACCACCCACGGTTTCGGCAAGGACTACCCGGTGGCCAGCAATGACACCGCCTCGTCCCGCTCGCTGAACCGCCGCGTGGAAGTGACCATCGCCAACGGTCCCGGCCCGGTCGCCCCGCGCGCCGCGCTCTGA